CGGACTCCAGGCGGTGCAGGATCGATTCGAAGTCGGTGCTCATGGCCCGTTCGCCCGCGCGAACGGGGGCCGTGCTTTTGCCGCGCGCGCGCGTTTCTGATAGGATTCGCGTTCTCTCAACATTTGCGGAACTGCCGGATCAGTGCAAGACATATCGCCGCCACTTTCCCCGCCTGTTTCAGTGTCGGGAACGCTTGAAGCGGCACTCGAGCGGCATCGCGCGGGCGATCTGGCAGCGGCTGCCCCGCTTTACGACCGCGTGCTGGCCATCGAACCGCTGAATTTCGACGCCCTCCATTTAAAGGGCGCTTTGCTGCGCAAAAGCGGCGACGCGAAGGCCGCCGTCGCGGCCATCGAAAAAGCCATCGCCGCCCACCCGACGCGCAGCGATTCCGCCGCCCTCAATCTCGCCAACGCGCTGTTCGACTGTGCGCGCTACGCCGACGCCGCCAAGCAGTATGCGCGGGCCCTCGCCGTTGCCCCCAACGATGCGGTGGCGCAGGCGCGTTATGCCGACGCGCTGCAAATGGCGGGCGACACGGCAGGCGGTATTGCGGCCTATCGCCGGGCTCTGGCGTTGGCGCCGACTGATTCCAACAGCTGGCACAATCTCGCCCACGCGCTCCAAAAGGCCGAGCGACCGCAAGAAGCGCTGGAAGCCGCACAACGCGCCCTCGCCCTGCGGCCCGACTATCCCGAAGCGCTCAATGCCTGCGGCAATGCGCTCGTCAGCCTCGAGCGGCCGAAAGAAGCGCTCGCCTATTATCGGCGCGCCATCGCAGGCAAACCCGATTTCGCCGAACTCTACGGCAATCTCGGCAACGCGCTGCGTGGGCTCGGCTTGCGCAGCGAGGCGCGCGAAAACTACGACTGCGCGGTCGCCCTCAACGAAAAGCTGCCGAGGCAAGCCAAAGAACGTTCGGTTGCATTTTACAACCGCGCCAATCTCGCCCTCGACACGCTCGACCACGAATCCGCACTCGCCGACTTCGAAAAAGCCATCCAGCACGACCCTGACAGCACGATGGCGAATCTGAACGCGGCCCTCACGCGTCTGCAGGGCGGGGATTTCAAGCGCGGCTGGCCGGACTATGAATGGCGCTGGCGCGACAGCGGCCTTGCCTCGAGCCGCCGCAAATTCGACGAGCCGCGCTGGACGGGCGAAGCCGATCTCAAGGGCAAACGCATCCTGCTCTATGCCGAACAGGGCTTCGGCGACACGCTCCAATTCGTACGCTACGTGCCCATGGCGGCCGCACGCGGTGCGCATGTGGCGCTCGAAGTACAGCCGCCCTTGCGCCGCCTGCTCGACGGATTTGCAGGAGCCGCCCAAATCGTTGCGCGCGGCGAGGCTGTGCCGCCCGTCGATTTCGAATGCCCGCTTCTGAGCCTGCCGCTCGCCTTCAAGACAGATCTCGACAGCGTGCCCGCCCCGCTTGGCTATTTGAAGCCCGAGGCGGCGGCGGTCGAAGCCTGGCAAAAACGCCTCGGCGCGAAGACGGGCCTTCGCGTCGGCTTCGTGTGTTCCGGCAGTGCCACGCACAAAAACGACAAAAACCGCTCGATCGCGATGCGCAACATGCTGGCGATCGCGCCCGAGGGTGTCACGTTCATGTGCTTGCAGAAGGAATTGCGGCCCGCCGATGCGGCGTTCCTGCGCAGCCGCCGCGACGTGCCGTTTTTCGGCGACACGCTGGCCGATTTCGCCGATACGGCCGCCCTCATCGCCAACATGGATCTGGTCGTGACGGTCGATACGTCCGTCGCGCATCTTGCGGGCGCTCTGGGCAAGCCCACTTGGGTGCTGCTGCCCTACAACCCGGACTGGCGCTGGCTTTTGGGCCGCACCGACAGCCCGTGGTATCCGAACATGCGGCTGTTCCGGCAGAAGCATATCGGCGCTTGGGCCGAAGTACTCGACGAAGTGGGCGCCGCTTTGAGCACCCTGCCCACGCCATGAAAGAAGCCAGCAAATCGGTCGTCCGGCGTTTGACGGATGTGCGCTTCGCCACACGCTTCTTTGTG
Above is a genomic segment from Magnetospirillum sp. containing:
- a CDS encoding tetratricopeptide repeat protein yields the protein MSGTLEAALERHRAGDLAAAAPLYDRVLAIEPLNFDALHLKGALLRKSGDAKAAVAAIEKAIAAHPTRSDSAALNLANALFDCARYADAAKQYARALAVAPNDAVAQARYADALQMAGDTAGGIAAYRRALALAPTDSNSWHNLAHALQKAERPQEALEAAQRALALRPDYPEALNACGNALVSLERPKEALAYYRRAIAGKPDFAELYGNLGNALRGLGLRSEARENYDCAVALNEKLPRQAKERSVAFYNRANLALDTLDHESALADFEKAIQHDPDSTMANLNAALTRLQGGDFKRGWPDYEWRWRDSGLASSRRKFDEPRWTGEADLKGKRILLYAEQGFGDTLQFVRYVPMAAARGAHVALEVQPPLRRLLDGFAGAAQIVARGEAVPPVDFECPLLSLPLAFKTDLDSVPAPLGYLKPEAAAVEAWQKRLGAKTGLRVGFVCSGSATHKNDKNRSIAMRNMLAIAPEGVTFMCLQKELRPADAAFLRSRRDVPFFGDTLADFADTAALIANMDLVVTVDTSVAHLAGALGKPTWVLLPYNPDWRWLLGRTDSPWYPNMRLFRQKHIGAWAEVLDEVGAALSTLPTP